Within the Solwaraspora sp. WMMA2056 genome, the region CGACCGACCCGGGCTGCCCGTCGGTCGCCGCGGTCTGTGTCTACCCGTCGATGGTGCCGACCGCCGCCGCCGCGCTCGCCGGCTCCGGCATCCACCTGGCCAGCGTGGCCACCGCGTTTCCGTCGGGGCAGGCGCCGCTGGCGGTCAAGCTGGCCGACACCGCCGCCGCCGTCGAGGCCGGTGCCGACGAGATCGACATGGTGATCAACCGGGGGGCGTTCCTGGCCGGCCGCTACCACGAGGTGTACGCCGAGATCGTCGCGGTCAAGCAGGCCTGCGGCGACGCCCACCTCAAGGTCATCCTGGAGACCGGGGAGCTGGCCACCTACGACAACGTACGCCGCGCCTCCTGGCTGGCGATGCTGGCCGGCGGCGACTTCATCAAGACCTCCACCGGCAAGGTGCCGGTCGCCGCGACCCTGCCGGTCACGTTGATCATGCTGGAGGCGGTCCGGGACTTCCACACCGTCACCGGCCGGCGCATCGGGGTCAAGCCGGCCGGCGGGATCCGGACCACCAAGGACGCGATCAGGTACCTGGTCATGGTCAACGA harbors:
- the deoC gene encoding deoxyribose-phosphate aldolase, whose amino-acid sequence is MTAVTTPAPTGHDLVDVGRSAATLRAFLHGLPGVDQIGAQQRAAMLGTRSVKTTAKARAIDLAIRMVDLTTLEGADTPGKVRALCAKARRPDPTDPGCPSVAAVCVYPSMVPTAAAALAGSGIHLASVATAFPSGQAPLAVKLADTAAAVEAGADEIDMVINRGAFLAGRYHEVYAEIVAVKQACGDAHLKVILETGELATYDNVRRASWLAMLAGGDFIKTSTGKVPVAATLPVTLIMLEAVRDFHTVTGRRIGVKPAGGIRTTKDAIRYLVMVNETVGADWLTPDLFRFGASTLLNDLLMQRSKLTTGVYSGPNYVTLD